In Drosophila willistoni isolate 14030-0811.24 chromosome XR unlocalized genomic scaffold, UCI_dwil_1.1 Seg144, whole genome shotgun sequence, one DNA window encodes the following:
- the LOC26528921 gene encoding serine protease 1 has translation MSQKCVLIFMSIFLLYIILVSSDTEVLKPVLVRNIPLKRPPTKRFDTGYEAQEYEVPSIVALDFSTRNTTWFCAGAIVGHRWILTVASCTKPASRVRISYGVIIRNLPALEMYVSNRCFFNHPDYNRNFENDIALIQTPFVKFSFLVNMMALPKMKESDPLRFPDAYSAGWGQHKITEENSQELHISLMEVITNVECIDLGYGKTLHPKMICAILPSVESSCRLDSGSPLIMQSQRTIIGLASFASHKGCRIHLPVVFTRVTEYVDWIESVIKKNDMVIS, from the coding sequence ATGTCTCAGAAGTGTGTGCTAATTTTTATGAGCATTTTCTTGCTTTACATAATTTTAGTTAGTAGCGATACAGAAGTATTAAAACCCGTGCTCGTTCGCAATATACCACTTAAGAGGCCGCCCACCAAACGTTTCGATACTGGCTACGAGGCCCAGGAATATGAAGTGCCATCGATAGTGGCTTTAGATTTTTCTACACGCAATACAACTTGGTTTTGTGCTGGAGCCATTGTGGGCCATCGCTGGATACTAACGGTTGCATCATGCACTAAGCCGGCGAGTCGTGTGAGAATCAGTTACGGTGTCATTATCCGCAACTTGCCGGCCCTCGAGATGTATGTGTCGAATAGATGTTTCTTCAATCATCCGGATTATAATCGAAATTTCGAGAATGATATCGCTTTGATACAAACGCCATTTGtgaaattttctttccttGTCAATATGATGGCATTGCCCAAGATGAAGGAAAGTGATCCTTTGAGATTTCCAGATGCCTATTCAGCTGGCTGGGGACAACACAAAATTACCGAGGAGAACTCTCAGGAATTACATATTTCTCTAATGGAAGTCATTACAAATGTGGAATGCATCGATCTGGGTTATGGCAAGACATTGCATCCCAAAATGATTTGCGCCATATTGCCAAGTGTGGAGAGCTCTTGCCGCTTAGACTCGGGCAGTCCGCTCATAATGCAGAGTCAAAGGACAATCATTGGCCTGGCATCGTTTGCCAGTCACAAGGGGTGTAGGATACATTTGCCAGTGGTTTTTACACGAGTAACTGAATATGTCGATTGGATAGAGAGTGTGATTAAGAAAAATGATATGGTAATCAGTTga